The following coding sequences are from one Thermostaphylospora chromogena window:
- the rpsR gene encoding 30S ribosomal protein S18, whose translation MAKPALRKPKKKVCLFCHDKISYVDYKDTALLRKFISDRGKIRARRVTGNCTQHQRDVATAIKNAREMALLPYTSTAR comes from the coding sequence ATGGCCAAGCCGGCACTGCGCAAGCCGAAGAAGAAGGTTTGCCTGTTCTGCCATGACAAGATCTCCTACGTCGACTACAAGGACACGGCGCTGCTGCGGAAGTTCATCTCCGACCGTGGCAAGATCCGTGCCCGCCGGGTGACGGGCAACTGCACCCAGCACCAGCGCGACGTGGCGACCGCGATCAAGAACGCCCGTGAAATGGCGCTGCTGCCGTACACGAGCACCGCGCGCTAA